The Streptomyces lienomycini sequence CGAGGAGGAACCGGAGGACGACGCGTACGAGGAGGACAAGGAAGCGGGGGAGGACGAGTACGCGTCCCGTGAGGAGTACGAGGACGCCGAGGGCGGGAGCCGTCGATGACCACCCCCAGCCGCCTGCCCGATCCCTACGGCCAGGGACAGAGCGCCAACCTCGCCGACATCCTGGAGCGGGTGCTCGACAAGGGGGTCGTGATCGCGGGCGACATCAAGATCAACCTGCTCGACATCGAGTTGCTGACCATCAAGCTGCGACTCGTCGTCGCCTCCGTCGACAAGGCCAAGGAGATGGGCATCGACTGGTGGGAGAGCGACCCCGCGCTGTCCTCGCGTGCCCGGCACGACGAACTGACCAGGGAGAACGCCGCCCTGCGGGAACGCCTGCGCGAGCTGGACCCGGGCCGCGTACCGAGGGAGGAGGCGCCGTGACCGGACTGCGCTACGTCTACGCCGTCTGCCGCCCCTTCGACGCGGCCCTCCAGACCCAGCTCACGGGGGTGGCGGGCGATCCGCCGCGGCTGCTGCCGCACGGCGACCTGGTGGCCGTCGTCAGCCATGTCCCCGAGGCCGACTTCGGCGAGGAGGCCCTGCGCGCCCATCTGGAGGACCTGGACTGGCTGACCGGCACCGCCCGCGCCCACCAGCAGGTCGTCGACGCGCTCACCGCCGTCACCACCCCGCTGCCGCTCCGACTGGCCACCGTCTTCCGGGACGACAGCGGCGTACGCGTCATGCTGGAGGAGCGCGAGACGGCCTTCCGGCGCACCCTCGAAAGGCTGGACGGGCGCGTGGAGTGGGGTGTGAAGGTGTTCGTCGAGGCGGAGCCCGAGCAGGCCGCCGCCCCGGCGCAGCCCGCGCCGAAGCCCGCCTCCGGCCGGGACTACCTGCGGCAGCGCCGCCGGCAGTCCCGGGCCAACGAGGACCTGTGGACCAGGGCCGAGGAGTTCGCCACGGGCCTGCACCGGACCCTGTCCGAGCGGGCCGACGACGCACGGCTGCACGCGCCGCAGAATCCCCGCCTTTCCGGTGCCGCGGGGCGGAACGTCCTCAACGCCGCTTATCTGGTGCGCCGCGACGCCTCCGAGGAATTCGTCGAAAGGGTGGACCGGACGAAAGACGACGCCCCCGGAATTCGGGTGGAACTCACGGGTCCCTGGGCGGCGTATTCCTTCGCCGGCGACGAGCGCGCCGACGGGGCCGACGGGGCGGAAACGCGCGAAGGGGACGCGTCATGACCGTCGTGGAACGCCGTGAGATCGCCCTCGTGGACCTGCTCGACCGACTGCTGGCCGGCGGGGTCGTCATCACCGGCGACGTCACGCTGCGCATCGCGGACGTCGACCTGGTGCGCATCGACCTGAACGCGCTGATCAGCTCGGTCAACCGCAACGTCCCGTCGCCGTTCGGGGACTGACATGAGCGACCATCCCGAGCCCCGCAAACGCCTCGACCTGGAACCCGACACGGTCGAGCGCGACCTGATCAAACTGGTGCTGACGGTCGTGGAACTGCTCCGCCAGCTCATGGAACGCCAGGCGCTGCGCCGCGTCGACGAGGGCGACCTGAGCGAGGACCAGGAGGAGCGGATCGGGCTCACCCTGATGCTCCTCGACGACCGCATGACCGAACTTCGCGACCGCTACGGACTGCGGCCCGAGGACCTGAACCTGGACCTCGGGCCGCTCGGACCGCTGCTGCCCCGGGAGTGATCACTCCCGGGGCAGCAGCCTCGTCATCTGTTGTGCGTCACCTGTAGTGCGTCGTCGAGTCGCTCACCATCGGTACCAGCGGCCCCTGCCGCCACCGGTCTTCGTCCCGCGGGCCAGGAAGCCCAGCAGCCACAGGACCAGGACCGCCAGAGCGATCCACCAGAGAACCTTCACCGCGAATCCGATACCGAAAAGGACGATCGCGAGAAGCAGTACGAGCAGAAGCGGAACCATAGTGTTGAACCTCCTGTCGTACTGGTTTCCCGAAACGCACCGGACAGGCGCCGCTCACGCTTCCTTTCGGCACAGGATCTCCCCGTGCAGAACGCTGAACCAGCTTTCCTGCCGCTTTCCCCACGCGCGCCACGCCGCCGACACCGCCCGCAGTTCCTCCGTCGTCGCGTGACCGCCTTCGGTGGCCCGTTCGGCGTACGCCGACGCCAGGGTGCGGTCCGCCCACAGGCCGCTCCACCACTCCCGCTCTTCCGGTGTGGTGAACGTCCAGGTGGCCGAGGTGGCCGTGATGTCGGTGAACCCCGCCTCGAGCGCCCAGGCCTTCAGGCGGCGCCCGGCGTCCGGCTCGCCGCCGTTGGCGCGGGCCACCCGGCGGTACAGGTCCAGCCAGCCGTCCATGCCCGGGGACGCCGGATACCAGGTCATGGCGCCGTAGTCGGAGTCGCGGACGGCGATGATCCCGTTCGGCCGCGCGACCCGCTTCATCTCACGCAGCGCCCGAACCGGATCGCCCACGTGCTGGAGCACCTGATGGGCGTGGACCACACAGAACGTGTCGTCCGGATAGTCCAGCGCGTGCACGTCCGCCACCGCGAAGTCGGTGTTGCCGAGTCCCCGCCCGGCGGCCGTGGTCCGGGCCCGCTCCACGATCTCCGGCGACCGGTCCACGCCGGTGACATGGCCGTCCGGAACCAGTTCCGCAAGATCCGCGGTGATGGTGCCCGGCCCGCAGCCGATGTCCAGGATGCGCATGTGGGGCCGCAGGGATCCGAGCAGGTAGGCGGCGGAGTTCCCGGCGGTGCGCCAGGTGTGCGAGCGAAGCACCGACTCGTGGTGCCCGTGCGTGTAGACGGCGGTCTCATGCGGCTTCGGCATGGTGGATCCCCTCTCCCGACAGTGGGATCACGGTACGCCCGCCACTCGCATGGTGAGATGTGCGTTTCGCGATATGGACTGACGGCTCGTCAGTCGGTCGGTCGGCCAGGTGGACAGGCGTCGGGAGAGTTGGGGAGCCGGGAGATCTGGGGAGCTTCGGGAGAGCCGGGAGCTTCGGGGGTGTCAGGAGAGCAGGCCGCCACCGGGCAGCGGCCGGTACACGGTGAGTGCCTCGGGCAGCTTCTCCAGCGTCAGGTCGCCCTCCGTCTCGGTCAGCTCGCCGTCGAACGCCATCAGCGTGCCCGGTGCCACCCCCGACAGGCGCAGCCGCGGCACCTGCACCGCCGCGTGCGCGGGAGAGCGCGTCAACGGTCCCGCCAGGGCCGCGGACAGCAGCCGCAGGGCCGGACGGCGGCCCCCGTGCACCACCCGCACGTCCAGCTGTCCGTCCGCGAGATCGAGCCGGCGGCCGGAGGCGAGACCCCGGCGGTGGTATGTGCCGTTGCCCGCGAACAGCATCCACAGCGGGCGCCGGCGGCCGCGCACCTCCGCCTCCAGCGGGTGCCGGTCGGCACGCAGCACCCGTACGGCCGCCAGCACCCCGGCCGGCCAGCCGCCGATCCGGGGCGACCAGCGCTCCCGTTCGTTCACCAGCTCCGGGTACACCCCGAGGCTGAAGGTGTTCAGGAAGACGCCGCGCCGCCCGCCGGAGGCGAACCGGCCCACGTCCACCCGCACCCCCTCGCCCCGCTCCAGCGCCCCGCACAGATCGCGTACGTCCTCCACGCCCAGGTCGTAGGCGAAGTGGTTGAGTGTGCCGCCGGGCAGGACCGCGAGGGGCAGCCCGTGGCGGAGCGCGATCTCGGCCGCGGCGTTCACGGTGCCGTCGCCGCCGCACACGCCGAGCACCCGGGCGTGTCCGGCCGCCTTCTCCAGCTCGGCCCCGACGTCTCCCGGTTCGCACTCCACGACCTCCGCGTCCGGCAGCGCGTCGCACAGCGCCCGCACCCGGTCCGAGGTGCCCGAGCCGATGTTGGCGACCATGACGAGACCCTCGCCGCCGGGCAGCGCGGGCACCTCGGCCCGCGGCCGGGCCGGCGGGGTGTGCTGGGCCCGCGTCGGCACCATGCCCCGTACGGCGAAGGCGGCGCCCGCGCCCAGGGCCGCACCGGCCAGTACGTCGCTCGGGAAGTGGACGCCGGTGTACACCCGCGACAGGACGACCGCGGCGGCCACCGGCGCCACCGCCGCACCCCACGCCGGGGACTCCAGCGCGACACCGGTCGCGAACGCGGCGGCCGACGCGGCGTGCCCGGACGGGAAGGACGTCGTGATCGGCTGCCGCTTCAGCTGACGCACCAGCGGCACCGGGTCGAGCACCGGCCGCGGCCGGCGCACCGAGCGCTTGCCGAGCGTGTTGATCGTCAGTGAGGCCAGACCCAGCGAGGCGAGCCCACGCGCGGCGGCACGCCGGGCCCTCGGGGTACGGGACGCGGCCAGGGCGGCGCCCGCCGCGAACCACAGCAGCCCGTGGTTGGCGCTGCGGCTCAACCGGGGCAGCAGAGGGTCCGCGCCGGGCCAGGTACGGGCGGCGACGGCCTCGAACAGCCGCTGGTCCAGCCGCAGGAAGCCGTCGCGGAGGGGATGCGGGCCGGGCGTCGTGGCGGTGAGGTCTACGTCGGGACTCATGGCTCCCGCCTACCCTGCGGACGGCGTTTCCTGCCGGTGGCGTGCCCCACGTGCCGCGCGTCCCCGTCGCGCGGCCGAAAACGGTTTGCCCGAAGCGCGTCCGGAGCCGCAGAATCCGGTCCATGGGTCACCTCGAAGCCGCGCACCTGGAGTACTACCTTCCCGACGGGAGGGCGCTCCTCGGCGACGTCTCCTTCCGGGTGGGGGAGGGGGCCGTCGTGGCCCTCGTCGGACCCAACGGCGCGGGCAAGACCACCCTGCTGCGCCTGCTGGCCGGCGAGCTGAAGCCGCACGGCGGCTCCGTCACCGTCACCGGCGGCCTCGGCGTCATGCGCCAGTTCGTCGGCTCCGTACGGGACGAGACGACCGTGCGCGATCTGCTGGTGTCCGTCGCGCAGCCCCGTATCCGCGAGGCCGCGCGGGCCGTCGACACCGCCGAGCACGCGATCATGGCGGTGGACGACGAGGCTGCCCAGCTGGCGTACGCGCAGGCACTCGCCGACTGGGCCGAGGCGCGCGGGTACGAGGCCGAGACCCTGTGGGACATCTGCACCACCGCCGCGCTCGGGACGCCGTACGAGAAGGCCCAGTGGCGGCAGGTGAGCACGCTCTCCGGCGGCGAGCAGAAACGCCTCGTCCTGGAAGCCCTGCTGCGCGGCACCGACGAGGTGCTGCTGCTCGACGAGCCGGACAACTACCTCGACGTGCCCGGCAAGCGCTGGCTCGAGGAGCGGCTCGCCGAGACCCGCAAGACCGTGCTCTTCGTCTCCCACGACCGCGAACTGCTCGCCCGCGCCGCGCAGAAGATCGTCTCCGTCGAGCCGGGACCCGCGGGCGCCGACACCTGGATGCACGGCGGCGGCTTCGCCACCTTCCACGAGGCCCGCCGGGAACGCTTCGCCCGTTTCGAGGAACTGCGCCGCCGCTGGGACGAGAAGCACGCCCAGCTCAAGAAACTGGTCCTGACGCTGCGTCAGGCGGCCGCGGTCAGCCACGAGATGGCGTCCCGTTACGCCGCCGCCCAGACCAGGCTGCGCAAGTTCGAGGAGGCCGGACCGCCGCCCGAGCCGCCGCGCGAGCAGGACATCAGGATGCGTCTGAAGGGCGGCCGCACCGGCGTCCGAGCCGTCACCTGCGAGCAGCTGGAACTGACCGGCCTGATGAAACCCTTCGACCTGGAGGTCTTCTACGGCGAACGGGTCGCGGTCCTCGGCTCCAACGGCTCCGGCAAGTCGCACTTCCTGCGGCTGCTGGCCGGCGACGACGTGGCGCACACCGGGAACTGGAAACTCGGGGCACGCGTGGTCCCCGGCCACTTCGCGCAGACCCACGCCCACCCCGAGCTGCTCGGCCGCGCCCTCCTGGACATCCTGTGGACCGAGCACGCCCAGGACCGCGGCGCCGCCATGTCCCGGCTGCGCCGCTACGAGCTGACCCAGCAGGCCGAGCAGTCCTTCGACCGGCTCTCCGGCGGCCAGCAGGCCCGCTTCCAGATCCTGCTGCTCGAACTCCAGGGCGTCACCGCGCTCCTCCTCGACGAGCCCACCGACAACCTCGACCTGGAATCGGCCGAAGCCCTCCAGGAGGGCCTGGAGGGCTTCGAGGGCACCGTGCTCGCGGTCACCCACGACCGCTGGTTCGCTCGCTCCTTCGACCGGTACCTGGTCTTCGGCAGCGACGGGCGCGTGCGCGAGACGGCGGAGCCGGTCTGGGACGAGCGGCGGGTGGAGCGGGCGCGCTGACGTCCCGGGGCGCCCGGAGCCGGGGCGACCGCCGCCGGGTCACTTCCAGCGCAGCAGCGCCCCCAGGCCGCCCACCGGTGCCTTCTCCGCGGCCTCCGACGGCAGCGCCGGCGTCACCGAGATCGCCGGGGCACCGGTCATCACCGCCGAGCGCAGCAGAGCGTCGTCCGCCCGGGCCGACCAGGAGTTCTGCTCGCCGAGGGTCTTCAGCTCCGTACGGCGCACCGCCAGCTGGTCGGCGTCCTCCCCGATCCACACCTCGCGGTGCGTGTCGGGGGCGTCCGGGATGACCAGCAGTTCGTCGATGCGGTGCTCCCGGGCGGCCTCGACCAGCGCGGGCACGCCCTCCGCCGCGCCGGCCCGGCCCTCGTCGTCCCGCGAGCGGGCGGCCAGGAACCGGTCCAGGTCCTCCCGCGCGCGCGAGCGGACGTGGTCGTCGCGCAGCCGCTCCACCTCGTCGTCCAGCAGCCTGCTGCCCGCGCCGCGCGAGGCCTCGGCGATCCGCTCCTGGAGACGGCTCGGCAGCCGCTCGTGCACGGACCGCCGCTCCCGGTCGTCCCCCACCAGGATCAGCAGGTCGGCGCCGGTCTCCTCCTGGCACACGGCGAGTGCGTCGGCGATCTCCGCCGCGTTGTGCTCCCACGTGTTCTCCACGCGCAGCTGGAAGTGGCGCTCCGACCAGTCCACGCTGCTCGTGCGGTGCACCGGCCACTGCCGGCCGGTCACACCGCCCGCGTTCGAGCTGCCCAGCGCGCTGCGCAGCTCGAAGTCGGCGCCCTTGCGGTCGATGTACGCCACCACGCACACCGGGTCCTCGCCGACCAGGTCGAGGAGCGGCGCGACATGCGGCAGCGGCGCCCAGTCGGCGGTGGTCCCGCCGTACGGGGGCCGGGCCAGCGGCGGGT is a genomic window containing:
- a CDS encoding GvpL/GvpF family gas vesicle protein — encoded protein: MTGLRYVYAVCRPFDAALQTQLTGVAGDPPRLLPHGDLVAVVSHVPEADFGEEALRAHLEDLDWLTGTARAHQQVVDALTAVTTPLPLRLATVFRDDSGVRVMLEERETAFRRTLERLDGRVEWGVKVFVEAEPEQAAAPAQPAPKPASGRDYLRQRRRQSRANEDLWTRAEEFATGLHRTLSERADDARLHAPQNPRLSGAAGRNVLNAAYLVRRDASEEFVERVDRTKDDAPGIRVELTGPWAAYSFAGDERADGADGAETREGDAS
- a CDS encoding hydrophobic protein, whose translation is MVPLLLVLLLAIVLFGIGFAVKVLWWIALAVLVLWLLGFLARGTKTGGGRGRWYRW
- a CDS encoding bifunctional phosphatase PAP2/diacylglycerol kinase family protein, with product MSPDVDLTATTPGPHPLRDGFLRLDQRLFEAVAARTWPGADPLLPRLSRSANHGLLWFAAGAALAASRTPRARRAAARGLASLGLASLTINTLGKRSVRRPRPVLDPVPLVRQLKRQPITTSFPSGHAASAAAFATGVALESPAWGAAVAPVAAAVVLSRVYTGVHFPSDVLAGAALGAGAAFAVRGMVPTRAQHTPPARPRAEVPALPGGEGLVMVANIGSGTSDRVRALCDALPDAEVVECEPGDVGAELEKAAGHARVLGVCGGDGTVNAAAEIALRHGLPLAVLPGGTLNHFAYDLGVEDVRDLCGALERGEGVRVDVGRFASGGRRGVFLNTFSLGVYPELVNERERWSPRIGGWPAGVLAAVRVLRADRHPLEAEVRGRRRPLWMLFAGNGTYHRRGLASGRRLDLADGQLDVRVVHGGRRPALRLLSAALAGPLTRSPAHAAVQVPRLRLSGVAPGTLMAFDGELTETEGDLTLEKLPEALTVYRPLPGGGLLS
- a CDS encoding gas vesicle protein — encoded protein: MTTPSRLPDPYGQGQSANLADILERVLDKGVVIAGDIKINLLDIELLTIKLRLVVASVDKAKEMGIDWWESDPALSSRARHDELTRENAALRERLRELDPGRVPREEAP
- a CDS encoding baeRF2 domain-containing protein, translated to MDLAFLHPLYEHQGPWASVYVDLSRHTEDTAHERELTAAAVARELAEQGADDATCRAVREAVDGLRHATDPHGRALFACAGQVVLDPPLARPPYGGTTADWAPLPHVAPLLDLVGEDPVCVVAYIDRKGADFELRSALGSSNAGGVTGRQWPVHRTSSVDWSERHFQLRVENTWEHNAAEIADALAVCQEETGADLLILVGDDRERRSVHERLPSRLQERIAEASRGAGSRLLDDEVERLRDDHVRSRAREDLDRFLAARSRDDEGRAGAAEGVPALVEAAREHRIDELLVIPDAPDTHREVWIGEDADQLAVRRTELKTLGEQNSWSARADDALLRSAVMTGAPAISVTPALPSEAAEKAPVGGLGALLRWK
- a CDS encoding gas vesicle protein K, with product MSDHPEPRKRLDLEPDTVERDLIKLVLTVVELLRQLMERQALRRVDEGDLSEDQEERIGLTLMLLDDRMTELRDRYGLRPEDLNLDLGPLGPLLPRE
- a CDS encoding gas vesicle protein; translated protein: MTVVERREIALVDLLDRLLAGGVVITGDVTLRIADVDLVRIDLNALISSVNRNVPSPFGD
- a CDS encoding methyltransferase domain-containing protein is translated as MPKPHETAVYTHGHHESVLRSHTWRTAGNSAAYLLGSLRPHMRILDIGCGPGTITADLAELVPDGHVTGVDRSPEIVERARTTAAGRGLGNTDFAVADVHALDYPDDTFCVVHAHQVLQHVGDPVRALREMKRVARPNGIIAVRDSDYGAMTWYPASPGMDGWLDLYRRVARANGGEPDAGRRLKAWALEAGFTDITATSATWTFTTPEEREWWSGLWADRTLASAYAERATEGGHATTEELRAVSAAWRAWGKRQESWFSVLHGEILCRKEA
- a CDS encoding ABC-F family ATP-binding cassette domain-containing protein — its product is MGHLEAAHLEYYLPDGRALLGDVSFRVGEGAVVALVGPNGAGKTTLLRLLAGELKPHGGSVTVTGGLGVMRQFVGSVRDETTVRDLLVSVAQPRIREAARAVDTAEHAIMAVDDEAAQLAYAQALADWAEARGYEAETLWDICTTAALGTPYEKAQWRQVSTLSGGEQKRLVLEALLRGTDEVLLLDEPDNYLDVPGKRWLEERLAETRKTVLFVSHDRELLARAAQKIVSVEPGPAGADTWMHGGGFATFHEARRERFARFEELRRRWDEKHAQLKKLVLTLRQAAAVSHEMASRYAAAQTRLRKFEEAGPPPEPPREQDIRMRLKGGRTGVRAVTCEQLELTGLMKPFDLEVFYGERVAVLGSNGSGKSHFLRLLAGDDVAHTGNWKLGARVVPGHFAQTHAHPELLGRALLDILWTEHAQDRGAAMSRLRRYELTQQAEQSFDRLSGGQQARFQILLLELQGVTALLLDEPTDNLDLESAEALQEGLEGFEGTVLAVTHDRWFARSFDRYLVFGSDGRVRETAEPVWDERRVERAR